In one Culex quinquefasciatus strain JHB chromosome 2, VPISU_Cqui_1.0_pri_paternal, whole genome shotgun sequence genomic region, the following are encoded:
- the LOC6035888 gene encoding spindle pole body component 110 — protein MSTAPEGCSVAGDDDDDGDGSSSVTWHRLLLAGRSSSFFNTPEPAEESAPESLLSDATETAGEEEDALNAVLRNEGSTNYDSGNFSFSESSKGKTAASPGSQDLAHERFVQLNTELYQTRTELLTYKYKWNEIRNEVELEWTKKHRRLEDEKSGLQQEVERLQELLRVSEGRGLTGGSSLEILKLQSELDQAKIQLDCKDRANVVLKEKIAEQYCDRESLSLEVRKLGKILLEIKNELSSVRSSEQWFRDELHTCQNVNAKLRESNLQLENRISIEKSNNDRLKLELQQVIRNAEEVERRAIKEKEDLLEKLSLIEASNKLENVSDFVLEETLQKLKDSSEKIKFLTDTNNDYQERTEQLERNLAILQSSLFSQEALTEACKNKQSETISRIATLETENADLKAAREHARQENTQLHLDVARQNFTNRDLDVSIGHLRAQLQVLSINFENTRRALAVKEFAADKLDQDNRELRERFVQVERCRKDLQRRLSMSEAVAKEQYEQLLANFRTIQSKNLDLELKLGQCAEYNEKFRRSEQVVRQLKQDIGELQERLQRDAAKMSSSSESSIGTSISGSSSDNSREEASEDAKNSNTCQKHGQSLPEDDTRELKILLKVIESEHRQKLKRYELNNRTLLRKVKEHERARKVAEQQVESLEKEVCRISSMECELAGMREKTMLLEADLESAVGERDTLKGEKLRLAMALQNNCLVQVDEDIWSSFQRIFADLRDKQHVSKENQRFKELLQISERKIQQLEEELKQSLSSSEEKSTVIENLKLEGEIQRVESDEIRSELTVKRFQLEDSQRILTEISSERNSLQDSIGTRQLEESKLRDQIDELQKKLQICVVQLETAYARLQLYEESERVLEESRHRFFNDVQILRDEIIAEKQEKQALQDAVAELKTELVRMVECNLKSDHIASDQTDNSVASVPSLESSGGDSTAPAAARFDEESLKALVSECSRRSSVRPLQECVASLRAEMHQLNSVVRQNGNQRYHVVSLMEELQDATNGTYNSR, from the exons ATGTCCACTGCACCGGAGGGTTGTTCCGTGGCcggggacgacgacgacgatggcgatGGGAGCAGTAGTGTCACGTGGCATCGGTTACTGCTGGCAGGGAGAAGCAGCAGCTTCTTTAATACACCAGAACCAGCGGAAGAAAGCGCTCCGGAGAGTCTGCTTTCGGATGCTACCGAAACGGCTGGAGAAGAGGAGGATGCCTTGAACGCTGTGCTGCGGAACGAGGGCTCTACGAATTATGATTCGGGAAACTTTTCGTTCTCGGAAAGTTCCAAGGGGAAGACGGCAGCGAGTCCGGGAAGTCAGGATTTGGCCCACGAGCGGTTCGTGCAGCTGAATACGGAGCTGTATCAGACGCGGACGGAGCTGTTGACGTACAAGTACAAATGGAACGAAATCCGGAACGAAGTTGAGCTGGAGTGGACCAAGAAGCATCGGCGGCTGGAGGATGAAAAGAGCGGTCTGCAGCAGGAGGTGGAACGGTTACAGGAATTATTACGGGTGTCGGAGGGCAGGGGATTGACGGGTGGAAGCTCGTTGGAGATTTTGAAGTTACAATCAGAGCTGGATCAGGCAAAGATTCAGCTCGACTGCAAGGATCGTGCAAATGTGGTCTTGAAGGAGAAGATTGCCGAGCAGTACTGTGATAGGGAGAGTCTTTCGCTGGAGGTGAGGAAACTGGGGAAGATTTTGTTGGAGATCAAGAACGAGCTCAGTTCGGTGCGCAGCTCTGAGCAGTGGTTCCGCGATGAGTTACATACGTGCCAAAATGTGAACGCCAAATTGAGGGAGAGTAATTTACAGCTAGAGAATCGTATAAGTATAGAAAAATCCAACAACGATCGATTGAAACTGGAACTGCAGCAAGTGATACGGAACGCGGAGGAGGTTGAGCGAAGGGCTATCAAGGAAAAGGAAGACCTGCTGGAAAAGTTGAGTCTCATAGAGGCTTCCAACAAGTTGGAAAACGTTTCCGATTTCGTGCTGGAAGAAACGCTTCAAAAGTTGAAGGATTCGTCAGAGAAGATCAAATTTCTCACTGACACCAACAATGACTACCAGGAAAGAACGGAACAACTGGAACGCAACCTTGCAATCCTCCAAAGCAGTCTCTTCAGTCAAGAAGCCCTCACCGAAGCgtgtaaaaataaacaaagtgaaaCCATATCGAGAATCGCAACCCTCGAGACAGAAAACGCCGACCTGAAGGCAGCCAGGGAGCATGCCCGGCAGGAGAACACCCAGCTCCATCTGGATGTCGCGCGGCAGAACTTTACCAACCGAGACCTAGATGTCAGCATTGGGCACCTGCGGGCGCAATTGCAAGTTTTATCGATAAACTTTGAAAACACGCGACGAGCGCTGGCTGTGAAGGAATTTGCGGCGGACAAGTTGGACCAGGATAATCGCGAGCTTCGGGAACGGTTTGTCCAGGTGGAACGATGTCGCAAGGATCTGCAGCGCCGGCTGAGCATGAGTGAGGCCGTGGCGAAGGAACAGTACGAGCAACTGCTGGCCAACTTCCGTACGATCCAGTCCAAGAACTTGGACCTTGAGTTGAAACTAGGTCAGTGCGCGGAGTACAATGAAAAGTTCCGGAGGAGCGAACAGGTCGTTCGGCAGCTGAAGCAGGACATCGGGGAgttgcaggaacggctgcaacGGGATGCGGCAAAGATGAGCTCGAGTAGCGAGAGTTCCATCGGAACGAGTATTAGCGGTAGCAGCTCGGATAACAGCAGGGAGGAAGCTTCTGAGGACGCTAAGAACAGCAACACGTGTCAGAAGCATGGCCAGAGTCTTCCCGAGGACGATACGCGTGAGCTGAAGATTCTGCTGAAGGTGATCGAGAGCGAACATCGCCAGAAGCTGAAGCGGTACGAGCTGAACAACAGAACGCTGTTGCGTAAGGTCAAGGAACACGAGCGTGCGCGCAAGGTTGCTGAACAGCAGGTGGAGTCGCTGGAGAAAGAAGTTTGCCGAATATCGTCGATGGAGTGTGAGCTGGCTGGGATGAGGGAAAAGACGATGTTGCTGGAAGCGGATCTGGAATCGGCGGTTGGTGAACGTGACACGCTGAAGGGAGAGAAGCTGCGATTGGCGATGGCTTTGCAGAACAACTGCTTGGTACAGGTAGATGAGGACATCTGGAGCTCGTTTCAACGTATTTTTGCTGATTTGAGAGACAAGCAGCATGTTAGCAAGGAGAATCAACGCTTCAAGGAACTTCTTCAGATTAGTGAGAGGAAGATTCAGCAATTGGAAGAGGAGCTCAAGCAGTCACTGTCTTCGTCCGAGGAAAAGAGTACggtaattgaaaatttgaaactcGAAGGTGAAATCCAACGCGTTGAGAGTGATGAAATACGGTCGGAACTGACAGTCAAGCGCTTCCAGTTGGAAGATTCCCAAAGAATCCTAACCGAAATAAGCAGCGAGCGGAACTCACTGCAAGATTCCATCGGAACTCGCCAGCTGGAGGAGAGCAAACTTCGGGATCAGATCGACGAGCTGCAGAAGAAGCTTCAGATTTGTGTAGTTCAGCTGGAGACGGCTTACGCACGACTTCAGCTTTACGAAGAGTCCGAGCGGGTTCTGGAAGAATCCCGGCATCGATTCTTCAACGACGTACAGATACTGCGAGACGAAATCATCGCCGAGAAGCAGGAAAAGCAGGCACTACAGGACGCCGTGGCGGAACTGAAAACGGAACTGGTCCGCATGGTGGAATGTAATCTCAAG AGTGACCACATCGCCAGTGACCAAACCGACAACAGTGTCGCCAGCGTTCCCAGCCTTGAGTCTAGTGGCGGCGATTCGACGGCACCGGCAGCTGCCAGGTTCGACGAAGAATCGCTAAAAGCGCTCGTTAGCGAGTGTTCGCGACGGAGTTCGGTAAGACCCCTTCAGGAATGTGTCGCTTCGCTGCGGGCGGAGATGCATCAGCTGAACTCGGTGGTGCGGCAGAACGGTAACCAGCGGTACCACGTGGTTTCGCTGATGGAGGAACTCCAGGACGCGACCAATGGGACGTACAACAGTAGATGA